From Theileria orientalis strain Shintoku DNA, chromosome 4, complete genome, the proteins below share one genomic window:
- a CDS encoding branched-chain alpha-keto acid dihydrolipoyl acyltransferase precursor has product MKLLSLFQLVKPRITNTFHSRSIYQSAKRLALTTFKLSDIGEGINEVELLKWEKNVGDQVEEMESVCTVQSDKAAVEITSRYTGTVKKLYVNEGDTIKIGSPLMDIDTVDEVPENNINDRSSNFGNEKRNYSTLVKNRNLPIETLENEKRTFSSTAKGAEEKKDDDVVEVKLDMIGAAMAKSMTASLQVPHVTIGEQADMTGLKALYKSLRENPPKSAAEEGLEPVKVTITPFIIKALSLALEKVPIMNSKFNGDSYLLYKNHNISVAINSKYGLVVPNIKNVNKLTVRQIQRELNRLQESANSRKLGMADIRGGTCSLSNLGPIGGTYVMPRLFDGQATIVAMGRPLDKAVPEDFRLELRSFCNLAVTSDHRHLDGATIATFAVHLRLLLQDTEELRKHF; this is encoded by the exons ATGAAACTCTTATCCTTGTTCCAACTCGTTAAGCCAAGAATCACGAATACCTTCCACTCTAGGTCTATTTATCAGTCAGCAAAAAGATTGGCTCTCACCACATTTAAACTATCCGATATAGGAGAAG gtaTAAATGAAGTCGAGTTGTTGAAGTGGGAGAAGAACGTCGGCGACCAGGTGGAGGAGATGGAGTCGGTTTGTACCGTACAAAGTGACAAGGCAGCCGTTGAAATAACTAGCAGATATACGGGCACAGTGAAGAAGTTGTATGTCAACGAGGGAGACACTATAAAGATAGGAAGTCCACTCATGGACATAGATACGGTCGATGAGGTACCcgaaaataatattaatgatcGTAGTAGTAATTTCGGTAACGAAAAGAGAAATTATAGCACCCTTGTCAAGAATAGAAAC ttaCCGATTGAAACCCtcgaaaatgaaaaaagaACATTCTCATCGACCGCTAAGGGGGctgaggagaagaaggacgaCGAT GTGGTTGAAGTTAAGTTGGACATGATTGGAGCAGCAATGGCAAAGTCAATGACAGCATCGCTGCAAGTGCCGCACGTCACAATAGGGGAGCAGGCGGACATGACAGGCCTTAAGGCGCTGTACAAAAGCCTGAGAGAAAACCCGCCGAAATCAGCAGCAGAAGAGGGACTTGAGCCAGTAAAGGTGACGATCACGCCGTTCATCATCAAGGCGCTCTCGCTGGCGCTGGAAAAGGTGCCGATCATGAACTCGAAGTTCAACGGCGACTCGTACCTGCTCTACAAGAACCACAACATCAGCGTCGCAATCAACAGCAAGTACGGCCTCGTGGTCCCCAACATCAAGAACGTGAACAAGCTGACGGTGAGGCAGATTCAGAGGGAGCTGAACCGCCTCCAGGAGAGCGCCAACAGCAGGAAGCTGGGCATGGCCGACATCAGGGGCGGCACCTGCTCCCTGAGCAACCTGGGACCCATAGGCGGCACCTACGTCATGCCGAGGCTGTTCGACGGCCAGGCGACGATCGTGGCCATGGGGAGGCCGCTCGACAAGGCGGTACCA GAGGACTTCAGGCTCGAGCTCAGGTCCTTTTGCAACCTCGCGGTCACCTCGGACCACCGACACCTGGACGGGGCTACTATTGCCACCTTCGCAGTCCACCTCAGGCTACTGCTCCAGGACACGGAAGAGCTGAGAAAACACTTCTAA